From one Catenuloplanes nepalensis genomic stretch:
- a CDS encoding MGMT family protein — MTPEEYVEAVLTLVESIPPGRVMSYGAIADALYDRSGRASARLVGTIMSRHGGAVPWYRVVNSAGRLPPGHEQRARALLAAEGLIFTGERVPLSFYAWNPPG; from the coding sequence ATGACACCGGAGGAGTACGTCGAGGCCGTGCTCACGCTGGTCGAGAGCATTCCGCCGGGCCGGGTCATGTCGTACGGCGCGATCGCGGACGCGCTCTACGACCGGTCCGGCCGCGCCTCCGCCCGGCTGGTCGGCACGATCATGTCGCGGCACGGCGGCGCGGTCCCGTGGTACCGCGTGGTCAACAGCGCCGGCCGCCTCCCACCCGGCCACGAGCAGCGCGCCCGTGCACTGCTGGCGGCCGAAGGGCTGATCTTCACGGGCGAGCGCGTGCCGCTGTCCTTCTATGCGTGGAACCCGCCCGGATGA
- a CDS encoding prenyltransferase/squalene oxidase repeat-containing protein, translating to MDAAIGFVVARGDQVDRARLSYLRNGAAAPDDAIARTEMGQAPDGGWPAQWGGEVASIDATCFRLTELDDLGALGRPAGRKALDWLAGRQRPDGTWEEDASYARTAPPWARPGDPEARLHLTALAAYWLIIGGGQASAESGHFDPRLGGSYAGVARSAAQAIAGSLRPDGSWPSFLITGALGAAVLYRQDMFYESARMQLILADRLPKLSPGDTAYLAATLRRAGVPDDDHLPQVARQRLGETQRTDGGWPSDDGDAFDLHTTLLAIRATR from the coding sequence ATGGATGCCGCGATAGGCTTCGTGGTTGCCCGAGGCGATCAGGTGGATCGAGCCCGGCTCTCCTACCTGCGCAACGGTGCAGCCGCACCCGATGACGCGATCGCTCGCACCGAGATGGGCCAGGCCCCGGACGGTGGCTGGCCCGCCCAGTGGGGCGGCGAGGTCGCGTCCATCGACGCGACCTGCTTCCGGCTCACCGAACTCGACGACCTCGGCGCGCTCGGCCGCCCCGCGGGCCGCAAGGCGCTCGACTGGCTGGCCGGTCGCCAGCGCCCGGACGGCACCTGGGAGGAGGACGCCTCCTACGCGCGCACCGCCCCGCCGTGGGCCCGCCCCGGCGACCCCGAGGCCCGGCTGCACCTGACCGCGCTGGCCGCGTACTGGCTGATCATCGGCGGCGGCCAGGCCTCCGCCGAGAGCGGCCACTTCGACCCGCGCCTCGGCGGCTCCTACGCCGGCGTCGCCCGCTCGGCCGCCCAGGCGATCGCCGGCTCGCTGCGCCCCGACGGCAGCTGGCCGTCCTTCCTGATCACCGGCGCGCTCGGCGCCGCCGTCCTCTACCGCCAGGACATGTTCTACGAGTCCGCCCGCATGCAACTGATCCTCGCCGACCGCCTGCCGAAGCTCAGCCCCGGCGACACCGCCTACCTCGCCGCCACGCTCCGCCGCGCCGGCGTCCCCGACGACGACCACCTGCCGCAGGTCGCCCGCCAGCGCCTCGGCGAGACCCAGCGCACCGACGGCGGCTGGCCCAGCGACGACGGCGACGCCTTCGACCTCCACACCACCCTGCTCGCCATCCGCGCCACCCGCTGA
- a CDS encoding MFS transporter, with protein sequence MSARTDDLLPRRVHVGYALGSLTTGAFGTVPGLLLLPYLTDTLGVAAGLAGLLVLLPKAWDVLINPLAGRISDRTRTRWGARRPYLLVAGLGVALLFASIFAAPFGIGNGAYVAVAFLATATAYAFFQVPYVAMPAELTADSTERTRLMTWRVAVLALAILISGALAPLVVTAGGDGIPGHRWMGIFVGALIAAGAVGAFLGTRGAPTGRVEESEPSLRAQLSVATANRPFRTLLIVFVVQAAGIATVLAGVNYFAEQVLERPDDGPTLLFAAFVGPALLVMPLWRRVGAWTGKTRAFTIASLLFAAGALALVAAPVLPPVAVYLIVAVIGAGYAGEQVFAMALLPDRIAEAEAHTGKRQAGVFTGLWTAGETFGLALGPGVFALVLALFGYVSSDTGQAAAQSDTAKLGVLLGFTVLPALLVAAPLLLIRAGSTHRRTAARARP encoded by the coding sequence ATGAGCGCGCGAACGGATGATCTCCTGCCCCGTCGGGTGCACGTGGGCTACGCGCTGGGGTCGCTGACCACCGGCGCGTTCGGGACCGTGCCCGGCCTGCTGCTCCTGCCCTACCTGACCGACACGCTGGGCGTGGCCGCCGGGCTGGCCGGTCTGCTGGTGCTGCTCCCCAAGGCATGGGATGTACTGATAAATCCCCTGGCCGGGCGAATATCCGACAGGACGCGGACGCGGTGGGGCGCGCGCCGGCCGTACCTGCTGGTGGCGGGTTTGGGGGTGGCTCTGCTCTTCGCCTCGATCTTCGCGGCGCCGTTCGGGATCGGGAACGGCGCCTACGTGGCCGTCGCGTTCCTGGCGACCGCGACCGCCTACGCGTTCTTCCAGGTCCCCTACGTCGCGATGCCTGCCGAACTGACCGCGGACAGCACCGAACGGACCCGGCTGATGACCTGGCGGGTCGCGGTGCTGGCGCTGGCCATCCTGATCTCCGGCGCGCTCGCACCGCTGGTGGTGACCGCGGGCGGCGACGGCATCCCCGGCCACCGCTGGATGGGCATCTTCGTCGGCGCGCTGATCGCGGCCGGTGCGGTCGGCGCGTTCCTCGGTACGAGAGGCGCACCAACCGGCCGGGTGGAGGAGAGCGAGCCGAGCCTGCGCGCGCAGCTGAGCGTCGCCACCGCGAACCGTCCGTTCCGCACGCTGCTGATCGTTTTCGTGGTGCAGGCCGCGGGCATCGCCACCGTGCTGGCCGGCGTGAACTACTTCGCGGAGCAGGTGCTGGAACGCCCGGACGACGGCCCGACGCTGCTGTTCGCCGCGTTCGTCGGCCCGGCGCTGCTGGTGATGCCGCTCTGGCGGCGGGTGGGGGCGTGGACCGGCAAGACGCGCGCGTTCACGATCGCGTCGCTGCTCTTCGCGGCTGGCGCGCTGGCGCTGGTCGCGGCGCCGGTGCTGCCGCCGGTCGCGGTCTACCTGATCGTGGCCGTGATCGGCGCCGGTTACGCGGGCGAGCAGGTCTTCGCGATGGCGCTGCTCCCGGACCGCATCGCGGAGGCCGAGGCGCACACCGGAAAGCGGCAGGCGGGCGTGTTCACCGGACTGTGGACCGCCGGCGAGACGTTCGGCCTGGCGCTCGGCCCGGGCGTGTTCGCGCTGGTCCTGGCGCTGTTCGGCTACGTCTCGTCGGACACCGGGCAGGCCGCGGCGCAGAGCGACACCGCGAAGCTGGGCGTGCTGCTCGGCTTCACCGTGCTGCCCGCGCTGCTGGTGGCCGCGCCGCTGCTGCTCATCCGGGCGGGTTCCACGCATAGAAGGACAGCGGCACGCGCTCGCCCGTGA
- a CDS encoding gamma-glutamyltransferase, whose protein sequence is MTTTQSARKPVPPAVAAGHPATAEAGLRALAAGGTAADAAVAAVLASAATESIFTGLGGGGFAIWYDAATRDVTCLDFFCAVPGLDGDVTAGEMMPTEVAFGAVPVTYSIGGASVAVPGVPAGTGEVHRRWGTLPWSRVVEPATLLARTGVPLPAEHAHTLIGCGPALSYGAGEVVYRPEGRYLNAGERLFHPGLEAAMTELADEGPSVFYTGRFAKLMVDAVRATGGALGPADLAAYRVRELPVHQAPLAGQRVLARHDLNRLVATIGTLPAGLATLPRPDRAVAVARALADPGPQRLGDTTNVAAVDAHGNACVITTTLGLGAGVWLPGLGVHLNSMLGEAELVTAGLAPGSRMSSMMCPLVVLDDAGGLVLAGGSAGASRIRTALIHTLIATLIDGLDMPAAIARPRFHVVGDEVHAEAGVPEDELAAMEAAGLPVNRWDHLSHYFGGTSAIGRSGAAADPRRGGIAALL, encoded by the coding sequence GTGACGACTACGCAAAGCGCCCGAAAGCCCGTACCGCCCGCCGTCGCCGCCGGCCACCCGGCCACCGCCGAGGCCGGCCTGCGCGCGCTCGCGGCCGGCGGCACCGCGGCCGACGCGGCGGTCGCGGCCGTCCTGGCCAGCGCCGCGACGGAGAGCATCTTCACCGGACTGGGCGGCGGCGGGTTCGCGATCTGGTACGACGCCGCCACCCGCGACGTGACCTGCCTCGACTTCTTCTGCGCCGTGCCCGGCCTGGACGGCGACGTCACGGCCGGCGAGATGATGCCGACCGAGGTCGCGTTCGGCGCGGTCCCGGTCACCTACTCGATCGGCGGCGCCAGCGTCGCCGTCCCCGGCGTCCCGGCCGGCACCGGCGAGGTCCACCGCCGCTGGGGCACGCTCCCCTGGTCCCGCGTGGTCGAACCCGCGACGCTGCTCGCGCGAACCGGCGTGCCGCTGCCGGCCGAGCACGCACACACGCTGATCGGGTGCGGGCCCGCACTGTCCTACGGCGCCGGCGAGGTCGTCTACCGCCCGGAGGGCCGCTACCTGAACGCCGGCGAACGCCTCTTCCACCCCGGCCTGGAGGCGGCGATGACCGAGCTCGCCGACGAGGGCCCGTCCGTCTTCTACACCGGGCGCTTCGCCAAACTGATGGTCGACGCGGTCCGCGCCACCGGCGGCGCGCTCGGCCCGGCCGACCTCGCCGCCTACCGCGTGCGGGAACTGCCGGTGCACCAGGCGCCGCTGGCCGGGCAGCGCGTCCTGGCCCGCCACGACCTGAACCGGCTGGTCGCCACGATCGGCACGCTCCCCGCCGGCCTCGCCACGCTCCCCCGCCCGGACCGCGCCGTGGCCGTCGCCCGCGCGCTCGCCGACCCCGGCCCCCAGCGGCTCGGCGACACCACGAACGTCGCCGCCGTCGACGCGCACGGCAACGCCTGCGTGATCACCACCACGCTCGGCCTCGGCGCCGGCGTCTGGCTCCCCGGGCTCGGCGTGCACCTCAACTCCATGCTCGGCGAGGCCGAACTGGTCACCGCCGGCCTGGCGCCCGGTTCCCGGATGTCCTCGATGATGTGCCCGCTGGTGGTCCTGGACGACGCCGGCGGCCTGGTGCTGGCCGGCGGCTCGGCCGGCGCCTCGCGCATCCGTACCGCGCTGATCCACACGCTGATCGCCACGCTCATCGACGGCCTGGACATGCCCGCCGCGATCGCGCGCCCGCGCTTCCACGTGGTCGGCGACGAGGTACACGCCGAGGCCGGCGTCCCCGAGGACGAGCTGGCCGCGATGGAGGCCGCCGGCCTCCCGGTCAACCGCTGGGACCACCTCAGCCACTACTTCGGCGGCACCTCCGCCATCGGCCGCTCCGGCGCCGCCGCCGACCCCCGCCGCGGCGGCATCGCAGCCCTCCTCTGA
- the proB gene encoding glutamate 5-kinase, producing the protein MREAVTGAKRIVVKVGSSSLTTAAGGIDGERVSSLVDALAKLIDDGREVVLVSSGAIAAGLAPLGLRRRPRDLATQQAAASVGQGLLIGHYAGSFARFGRTVGQVLLTADDVTRRAHYRNAYRTLRKLLDLKAVPIVNENDTVATDEIRFGDNDRLAALVAALVEADLLVLLSDVDALYTGDPAKPESRRIDEVRGDDDLAGVTIGKTGKAGVGTGGMVTKVEAARIATGAGIPVVLTAAPLAGAALAGEPIGTFFHREPRKPPAARLFWLAHATTPRGRLHLDPGAVAAIVVRRKSLLPAGITAVDGSFTAGEPVDLIDAGSGVPVARGLVNYDAVELPVLLGRSTKDLDPDYRREVVHRDDLVLL; encoded by the coding sequence GTGCGCGAAGCGGTGACCGGAGCGAAGCGGATCGTGGTCAAGGTGGGGTCGTCCTCGCTCACCACGGCCGCGGGCGGGATCGACGGGGAGCGGGTGTCGTCGCTGGTCGACGCGCTGGCGAAGCTGATCGACGACGGGCGGGAGGTGGTGCTCGTCTCGTCCGGCGCGATCGCGGCCGGGCTCGCCCCGCTCGGCCTGCGCCGCCGGCCGCGTGACCTGGCCACCCAGCAGGCGGCCGCGAGCGTGGGCCAGGGCCTGCTGATCGGGCACTACGCGGGGAGCTTCGCCCGGTTCGGCCGCACGGTCGGGCAGGTGCTGCTGACCGCGGACGACGTGACCCGGCGTGCGCACTACCGCAACGCGTACCGCACGCTCCGGAAGCTTTTGGATCTCAAAGCCGTGCCGATCGTGAACGAGAACGACACGGTCGCCACCGACGAGATCCGCTTCGGCGACAACGACCGGCTGGCCGCGCTGGTCGCCGCGCTGGTCGAGGCGGACCTGCTGGTGCTGCTGTCGGACGTGGACGCGCTCTACACCGGCGACCCGGCCAAGCCGGAGTCGCGCCGGATCGACGAGGTGCGCGGCGACGACGACCTGGCCGGCGTCACGATCGGAAAAACCGGAAAAGCCGGCGTGGGTACGGGTGGGATGGTCACCAAGGTGGAGGCCGCCCGGATCGCGACCGGCGCCGGCATCCCGGTGGTCCTCACGGCCGCACCCCTGGCCGGCGCCGCACTGGCCGGCGAGCCGATCGGCACGTTCTTCCACCGCGAGCCCCGCAAGCCCCCCGCGGCCCGGCTGTTCTGGCTGGCGCATGCGACCACGCCGCGCGGCAGGCTGCACCTGGACCCGGGCGCGGTGGCCGCGATCGTGGTGCGCCGCAAGTCGCTGCTCCCGGCCGGGATCACGGCCGTTGACGGCTCGTTCACGGCCGGCGAGCCGGTCGACCTGATCGACGCCGGCTCCGGGGTCCCGGTGGCCCGCGGCCTGGTCAACTACGACGCGGTGGAGCTGCCGGTGCTGCTCGGCCGGTCCACGAAGGATCTCGACCCCGATTATCGACGCGAAGTCGTCCACCGCGACGACCTGGTTCTGCTGTAG